The Phormidium ambiguum IAM M-71 DNA segment TGCAATGCACGAATTTGTAGATGAATGTAAAACTGGATTTGTAGTAAAACAAAACTCTGGGGAAGCATTAGCTAATGCTTTACGTCAATTTATTAACTTATCAATATCAGAACGTTATGCTTATCAGGAGCGCTGTCTTAATTGGATAAAACCTCTCAACTGGTCAACAGTAGTAAAAAAACATTTAGAAATTTATAACTCAAAAGTATAGCGTTGCTTTTATGACTAAAACTCTAAAAATTCTCATGATTATTCATGCACCTTGGAACCGGAATCTGGGTGCATCACGAGTTCAATTAGAACTAGCAGAAGAATTTCAATTAATGGGACATCAAGTAGAAAAATTTGACTTTTTTGATGCCTTTAATCCAGGGAAAAAATCTTTAATAGAACAGTTAACTCGTCCCAAATTTGCCGAAAAAGCCAAAGCTTTTGTACAAGCAAATGGGCATAAATTCGATATTATCGATGCTCATCAAGGAAATTTACCTTTTACTAAAGAAGAATTAGGATTTAAAGGTTTATTGGTAGCTCGTTCCGTTGGTTTATATGCTTTTTATGAGGAATTTGCTAAACAGGAAAAAATTAAATGGCCTCCCAAACGAATGAGAACTCGATTGAAAAATTGGTGGTATTCTTGGCAGTCTCAAGGAGAAAATATTAGGCATCTTCGCAGCTTGCAAACTTGCGATCTGATCAATGTACCTAATTACGATGAACTAGCTTATGTTCGTGATGATTTACATTTGGGAGAAAAGTGTTTTGCCTTTCCCTTTGGTCTTTGCCAGCAAAGGCAAACAGCATTTTTCCAAGCTATACAACCTGCGGCAGTGCGGTTAGCAAATAAACAGGTTGTCTTTATTGGTACTTGGAGTCCGCGCAAAGGTGCTAAAGAATGGGGGGAAATAATTAAACGTACCAAAGCGCAAGTTCCAGAGGCGCGTTTTTTGTTTTTAGGTACAGGTTTTAGTGCTGAAACAGTTTTAGCAGATTTAAATTTGACTGATAATAATTGCGTGGAAATCATCCCGCAATTTAACAGTGAAGAATTACCACAACTTTTAAGCGGTGCCACAGTAGGCGCTTTCCCTAGTTACATTGAAGGATTTGGTTTTGCGGTATTAGAAAAACTGGCTAGTGGTTTACCAACTGTGGCTTATAATGTACCTGGTCCGCGAGAAATGTTGCCTAAGTTAGATGATTCTCTAATGATTGCGGTTGGAGATTGGCAA contains these protein-coding regions:
- a CDS encoding glycosyltransferase family 4 protein — protein: MTKTLKILMIIHAPWNRNLGASRVQLELAEEFQLMGHQVEKFDFFDAFNPGKKSLIEQLTRPKFAEKAKAFVQANGHKFDIIDAHQGNLPFTKEELGFKGLLVARSVGLYAFYEEFAKQEKIKWPPKRMRTRLKNWWYSWQSQGENIRHLRSLQTCDLINVPNYDELAYVRDDLHLGEKCFAFPFGLCQQRQTAFFQAIQPAAVRLANKQVVFIGTWSPRKGAKEWGEIIKRTKAQVPEARFLFLGTGFSAETVLADLNLTDNNCVEIIPQFNSEELPQLLSGATVGAFPSYIEGFGFAVLEKLASGLPTVAYNVPGPREMLPKLDDSLMIAVGDWQGFSDRLVQLLKLDLNTYTEMSQRCVEVAQRFLWNEIARDTLDVYLQFLAKQN